The following nucleotide sequence is from Vanrija pseudolonga chromosome 4, complete sequence.
aTGGAAGTACGCGCGTTGAGCGTCGTGATGATACCAGCCTTGGCAATCGACACTGTCTGCTGCTCCATGACTTCGTGGAGAACAGAACGGGTGGCGTCCGACATCTTGTCAAACTCGTCGATGCAGCAGACACCGCCGTCGGACAGGACCAATGCACCACTAGATCGTTAGCTAAAACCCTCTCTGCCGTAGCTCACCTctcaaggacgagctgcTTCGAGTCCGGGTCACGGGTGATGTACGCAGTGAGACCAACAGCCGACGAGCCCTTGCCCGAGGTGTACACGCCGCGGGGAGCAATCTTGTGGACATACTGGAGCGAGTTAGACAGCCCGTCGAAACGCCAACTCACCTGGAGGATCTGCGACTTGGAAGTACCGGGGTCACCGACCATGAGTACGTTGATGTCACCACGGTAACGagggccgccgccaccgccaccacgcgAGATGCTCTTGTTGGTACCGCCGAACAGTTGCAACAGAATACCCTTCTTGACGTCGTCCATTTCGTAGATGGACGGGGCCATCGAGCGGGCGAGCATCTCGTAGATGTCGGGGTGCTTGGAAAGGCCGAGCAGCTTCTgctccatctcctcggcaGCAGACAGACtcaggtcggcgtcgtcctcgtccatgccGTCCTTGGCACGCATGCTACCCTGGAGCAcctcaccctcgtcgtcctcgccgccgacaccaacACCAGGAGGCCTGCTCGCGGGGTCACGAGTGCTGGGGTCAAAGCCCATACGGCCGACGTTTGTGCGCTTGACGTGAACGACATCGACGTAGGTCTTGAACAGAGCCTTGATGCTTCGCTGGCGGGGATTGACACGGACGGGGATCGAGCGGAAGATACCAGTCACCACGACACGGTCACCTggcttgacgaggtcgaccagctcgtcgtacAGGCAGAGCGAAACGGTGTGCGGGGTCTGTCCGTCGGGGACAACGTCAGGGGTCTCCTGGAGGCGAACAACCTGCTTGTCGATGAACTCGGAGCGGTTGTGGATAAGCATCATCgagccgctcgtcgagcactgGTCACGAGGACATTTCTCAGGCTCCCTGATCTGGCCGCGGTCGATCTCCACCTGCATTGTGTGCTGGCAGACAATGCAGCGGAAGAAGGCCGTCTTCATGTCGGGGATGACTGGCGTCGCGCGGATAACCATACCCTTGACCGAGATGAGCTTGTCCGTGTCTCCAGGGTTGAGATCGCGCATGTTGACCGTCTTCTCGCCGCTGTACGGCCTGATCTTGAAAACACGAGTCTCgaccttgcgcagctcgttTTCGACAGCAGCCAACTGCAATTCGCTGATGACACCCTCGGCCGcctgggcctcggcgacagAGAACTCttcctcgagaagctcgtACATGACATCACGGAGCACCTGGTCCACGATGGGGACAACCTCCTGGGGGAAGTTGAGGAGCTGGTAGTAGAGCTTcttggtgggtgggtaggcgaggaggttgagcgcgTCAAGGTTGAGTACAGACTCGCCAGTCTCGCGAAGCTGGAGCAGGTAGCCCTCGTACAGgggcttgtcggcgtcggcggcgctcagGTTGTCGTACAGGGGCATCGGGGGCGGCTGGATGCCACCCGCCGCTTTGATAGCCTCAGCCTGGGCAGCGTTGTACGCGGCGCGGTACTTGGGCTTGAAGCCGCGGAGGAAGTCGCGGAACGAGTTGAGGGCCTCCTGGAGCTTCAAGGTTGTGCCCCAGATGAGCTTGACCATACCCGTGTCGTTCTCGTCCTGGTCAAAGCCCTCCTCTCCAGGGTCAGCCTGCGACATGGTGAGGCTGCTGTGGGGCTGGGCATCGCTTCCCGGCGCATCCGAGGTCGGGAACGCAACAGGGGAGGATGCAGCGAGGGGgttggcgcgctgggcggtgcggcgcgcaAACGAGGGCGAAGAGAGGGGGAAGGACGAGTGGATGTCGCCGCGatgggggcggcgcggtgtcGAGCCACCCGACGtggggaggaagaggggaGTGTCGGAGCGAACACCGCGCAggcccgacgacgaaggcgcggcgcgggggcgggcagACGAAGATGgctggcgaggcgacgaAGTGGGAAAGTTGAGAGGCGAAGAGGATGCGAGGGCTGGACGTCAGTTGTGATTCGCCTTAGACGCAGCTCACGGTTAGGTGCTGCCTGGTTGCGAAGCGCGGCCGGGCGAGGCGTGCCGCCtaccgaggacgaggggaaggcgagcggcgacgacgagcgcatcGCATTGTTGGTGCTACGCGGTGTGCGGCGTGAGCCGTTTGGTGTCGACATTGTGGGTGATGTTGACAGAGGTGAGAAgagaggaggatgaggagagGTAAAGTGGAAAGAAAGGGGAAAGGTGAGGGAGGTGCGAGGGCAAGGAAGGCGGCGCGAGATGAGGACCAAAggggcgcgacgcgtcggccCTGAAATCAAACTGGACGCGTTTTGGTGCAAGTGATAAGGGTCTGGCCTTGGACACGTCATTGTTTGGCGCACGGACCACCTAACACATCTCTTCCATGCATGTTGCTGCCTTGCTCGacgcgtgctcgacctcttcCAAGAGGCACAAGCCGCCTCGGCATGCAGTATCACAGCAGATCCCATAAAGTCGATACAAACTAAACCCTACAACAGCTAAGGCGTGAGGTGGaacacctcgccgcccttgcccgGGAtgccaacctcgacgcgggcgtcgcgcttcTCCAGATCCATGACGATGCTGAACAGCGTCTCGCCGCCCGACTCGCGGTGGCGGCAGATGGACACGGGCCacttgtcctcgtcctggaGGAACgtggcgacctcgtcggcggtgacgagaccgtccttgccggccttgccctcgcgcgcgagctgctcgatgCGCTTGAGGCGGTCGTACGTGTCCTCCCACGCctggccgagctgcacgCCCGGGTGCTCCTCGACGTAGTGGTTCGAGtggacgagcgcgtcgccgccacgcagGGCAGTGTGCTTGACGGGCAcgatgtcgacggcgctcgcctcgagcccgatcgcgacgagctcgtccgagAGGAGGATGTggcccgccgacgcgactCCCACTTTTGTCAGCCGCtccgcgacgcgctgggcCACGCCCGGGCCcttggcgcgctcctcgtgcGACCAGTCAAGCACGGCACGCAGCGCCAAGTGGACAGGCAGCTTGGTGTAGctcacgccgagggcggcaatggcgttcaggcacacgccgacgccggacGACGAGAGGCCAATCTTGCCGATGATGCCCGCCTCGGTGATGATAGACAACGAGTTGTTGTCGCTGTGGCCATTGGCGtggccgttgccgttggcgtggCCGTTGGACGCGCCGTTGGTCgcagcgccgctgcgccggaTGGTGAGGTTGATGAGGTTCGGGCCCTGCTCCCACCGCCAGTCCCAGTTCTGCGCCAGGATGGCAGTgtgcgcctcggcgttgtGGTACGCGAACGCTGTGCACCCGTCTGTAGGCTGCGACTGGTGCCCGAACGCAATCTCGGTGCGGATGTTGAGCGCAAAGATGGTCTCGAAGCTGAGGccagcgccgtcggcgacaccTAAAGTCAGCGATACCCTGTAGACCCAACCCACCCTTCAGCTCCTCAATGTACTGGGGAAAGTTCTCCTCCAGCCACGGGCGCCACagcttgccctcctcctcgacgctcGCCCAGTCCATCTTGGCCTTGTCCTGGAAGAAGCCGCGGTAGAAGGCCACCGAGCCGTGCACCTGCTCCTTGGCCTGGGAGCCGTGGGTGTGCCCGATCTGTCGTGTGAGCACTTGCGCCTGGCGCCCGACCCACCTCATACGGCGTTCCAGTAGCAGTGACCTGAAGCATGGTGATTGTGTGCGAGCAGTCGAGAGTGGGAGAATGAGAAGtcgtggggtgggggcgtgGGGGGGGCGGTTGGTCACCCATCAGGTGGTTAAGTATGACGTGCGGTTAAACCGGCATCACGTACGGACTTGGCCGATGAGTACCGGCGGGTGGCCCTGGTAAAAGAGATGGCAGACCTTTTCTGTCAGCAACGCGCAGCGTGCGTAGAAGGCGTGCGCCGAGAGAGCCAATGACCCCCTGCCCTTGACTTGCAGCTGCGCATCGTATCTCCGTCAGCTCGCCGCAAGTgactcggcgccgatggACTCTCCCCCGCGGCCGTGCACGCCGTGTGGCGactggcgaggcgagctaCGCGAAGTGGCGGCTCTTACCGCCGCGTCCAGATTACTCTTGTTTTACCCGCCCTTATCGTCCGTTTTACCCACGATCATCTCTGTGGCTACCTCTGGGCATCGATAAGCAATGTCAGGATTGTGGCAGATCTGCGTGGGGAGGACTGGCAATGTGGCACACGCAAGGGCCCGCCGAGAAGACTGGACGCTGGATCTCGGAAGCCCAAGGTGACGCGACGACCAAACTCAACACACATGCCATGAGAAGGATGAAGGCCACTGTGTGCGTCCGCTGGGACGCGCACCACGACGCGTGCGACACAGGCCGCACCTCCGAGAAGCACGACACACGCATCCGCGCACACACGTCTCGTGTACGATTCCGCACACAACACACGCGAAGTGTACCGCCTCTCGACTCCAAGAAGCCTGCCGACCCAAAGGACCCAAGCACCCCCAACGCCAGCTCGCCCAACGTCGTTTTTCTGCTGTCTCTGCTTCAGCAACTCTTCTTCTTCTATCCATACTATCATCAACTTTGCCATCCACTAGCTACCCAATCTTTACGACAACGCTCATACAATGTTCGACACTGTCGACAATCCAGGCTACTGCCACTACACGAACTGCAAACAACTGGCCGTGGTGGACGGGGCCGGGATTGGACCGTGCATGGTGTGCGGGTATCAGGGCTGCGCCTCTCACATGGGTGTCGAGCACCATACCTGTCTCTCCCTTCTCAAGGTAAAGCAgtgcgaggacgagcgcTAACCCCACAGAGCCGTCtgcccgaccccgacgacaaggacaagtCGGATTGGCTGATAATGACGCGTTTCCAGACAGCGGCGAGGGTAAGTTGACTGAAGAGAATTTCCTTTTCATTCTCACACCACAGTTTCTGGGAGCCGTTGGTGGAGCTGCCGGGCCTATCAAGGCGGCCACTATGGCTCTCCGGCCCGGCATCCGCAGCCGTGTCGAACTGCCTCCGGCGCCCGTCATTGACAGCGACTACAACCAGCACGGTATAAAGCACGGCTCCATGAACGTCCACATCCCCATTATCTTCGAGGATGGCGTGCGCTGGATGGCGCGTATCAAGATGGAGGACTACTGGCCCAAGAGTCTCCGCCGTGCTGTCGCAGAGAAGGAGGTGGCAACACTGCAGGCACTGCATAGTGTAGCTCCCGAGTTCGTGCCAGATGCTTGGATGCCTCCCAACATCAATCCGAGTGAGTGGAACACAAGGACCCCGATAGTGTCGAAATCGATGCTGCGATGACCCGAGGTCATCGAACTTGAGACGTCTCCGTGGCTGACCCATTCACATCAACCCACCCGGTGTTCATCCTTTCCCAGTATGTGGAAGGCGTCGATGTGCGCACGGCCGACAGGAACAAGACTTTCGAGAACCGGAGCAAGCTGTACAACGACGTCATCCTTCCAGACATGGCGGCCTTCTACTACAAGGTCGTTTCCCTCCCGTTCACGGGTATTGGCAGCGTGGTTCGCCAGCCTGCTGTTACGAATGGCGGAGAGGGGGGTGAGGGGGTCGACTCGGCTGCTCCCCTCTTCACCGTGGGCCCACTTCGGGGCCAAGTGCGGCCCATGTACTGGAGCACTTCACTTGGCCCGTTCACCACGAATCAAGATGCTTGGGTGGCTAGGAttgacctcgtcctcgacctcctcgaccaaGGCGCCATCTACCCCTCAAACGGCCACACGATGCAGTCGATGTTCTCTTTCGCTTCCGACCCCATCGTCACGTATCTGCTTCACCTTGAAGCCCGCAAGCTTGTCCTTGGATGCGAGGAGATGGCCAAAGTGGAACCAACGTACATCTGCCACGACGATGACAATGGCGACCACTACATCATGGCTGATGACGGCCACATCAAAGGCATCATCGACTGGGAGCTGTAAGTGGCCCCAAGTCACCACCGGAGTTTCATACAATCTGACGCCCTCCAGTGCCTATACGGCCCCGCTAGCCGAAATGCTGGCAACCAAGTACGCAGGAAGAGACGAACTCGAGCTTTCCGCCACTGAGATGCGTCTCCTCGAACTTTTCACAGCTGCTGGGCGCACCGACCTGGCCGATGCCCTCAAGGGGTGCCGGAAGTACCACAAGCTCAAGGCTGTGGTCGGCCGCGGCAGCAAGTTCCTAGACATCGACCACATCTGGAGTCTCCGCCAAGCCTTCCTGGGTGATGAGGCCGGTGACATGCCCGAGTCGCTCGATGTTTGGGTGGCGgcgaagaaggaggagctcaaggacgaTCCCCTTCTGCAGAAGATCCAGTCGCGCATCTCCGAGAGCGATGCCGAGGCGATCCTCAAGGCCCGTAATGACGCGAAGAAGGAGATGGAGGCGCGTCAAAAGAGGAAGGAtgcggccgagaaggcggccaaggagaaggccgagaaggagaaggaggggAACAGTGCCAAGGATGAGGCGAAGAAGGGGGCagaggacgacaagggcgaggagaagggcggTGAAGGCATCAAGGTCGGCAATGAGGAGAGCAATGCAAAGGACAAGAGCGACGAAGGCGACAAGAGCGACGAAAACGGCAACAAGGTCGAGAAgacggagaaggaggagcaggagggcgtggacggcaaggagaagcgcagcgaggtcgagcacgaggacGTCGGCACTGCTGGCTCCGACGACCAGCCAGCCGTCAGTGGCACCGAGTTCGAGGCTGCGGCTGAGGCTGCGGTCGGCAGCCCCCACGCACCATAGGCCTCCTAGGGTAGAAGAAACAAGGCATGTAGTGAGAGAGTCGAGGCTAGGTCTCCATGATGAATTGCGTGAGCATACCTAGCACCATAGCTCGTCAGCCAAGGCATGTGTCCCATCTTCTGTATCAGCACCACGTCAATCGCGTGTTGTCATCTCCGAAGGTGGCGTCGTTCGAGGCTGCGGCTTCAAACAGGCCGAACGCCTCAGCCATCAAGGCATATGTCCTGCCGTGAATCTAGAAGCAGTTCGAGAGCTTGCTGACTATCGTCTCTGGCGGTTGCCTTTGCGCCCAGGTCGTCCGCACAAGCTTGGAAGCGACTGTGAACGGGCAACGGACAACAACCCGAGCTCAGTGGCCGCACGGAGGTGTCAGGTGGAGGTCAAGTATCGACCAGACGGCCTTGGTGAGCGCCAGGGACACCGCCCTTATTGCCAGGGATCGGCGTCTGCACCGTCGGCCTTCTCCGGCCCGACCACAAGTGACACGATGCAACACGACACGGCGTTTTGCCCCAAGCAGCGAGCCATGCACGCATCGTCTACGCATTCGAAACACACACATCTGCACACGGCTAGCATGGCATGTGGTGCCATGCGCCATGCCAGTTGAGGCCTGGGGCCGGGGTTGACGGCGTTGCATTTTTGGTGGGTGTTGTTTGAGCCATGACCCACCCACGGGCCGTTGAATATCGAACGCAACGGATAAGGGGACAATGACGCGGTGCCGATTCGAAAAGCAACGAGACAAGTCGCTCTCAAGCGGTGGCAAGGCGGCATAGTGGGCGCTTGGTCGCGTGCATATGCGTGTTTAAGCAAGACTGACAGCCAGAGCGCATGAGACAGACATCCCGATGGGCGCGCCTCTCGGAAGCGCAACGGCGGTGGCCcgggccatggtggtggtggtggccacggcgccaAAGGCGGTCACGGCTTTGCGAACAGATAGCAAGTAGCATCAGCACTGTCGCGTTGGTGTGTACCGGCATGCGGGGTAGGTGTGTTACCGGGTGCGCGTCTTTGCGGGGGTGCAAGTCTGTGGAGGTTGAGTGGGCCAGCGGTTGATTGGTCGGGAAGGACCGGATGGCTCGGAACGATGGATTCGATAACACGCTCAAGCGGGGCCATGCAGCCTGGTGTCGCGTTCGAAAACAGCGCTGTTTGGTATCATCTTGCGCAGGTTTTGGTTTGGCCACTGCTCGGtagagcagagcagcagcgagcaagCTGCAAGCAGAAAGCAGCGGAGACGGCCGAGATAGTGTGGGCTCAAACACGACTAGAACAATGCTACTACTGCTGGCGTGGGTCGGGGGTTTTGAGTGTTTGCATCAAAGGACGGGGCTGAAGCAGACAACAGACTGCAGACAACAACGTCACGGCGACGTCAGTCAGTAACAAACTTTACAAGCTGTATACGCTGTCCTTTGCCGGCGGTTAGTCGAGTCGAAGAGCTTGGGGCCCAAGACGAGCCCACAAGCGCGGTGATGCAAGATTGGGTATTACTTTTTTGTATTCGAATTTGGCCAAGtctgcggcgggcggcgcggtgcgcgttCCGAGACTCGACACGCGCGTGAGGGCATACCCGGTGAGGACTCCAGCAGCCCTTACTACATTACCCCTAATCCTTCACCCAACAGTCGTCTCTCTTCCCCCCGTCATCCGCCCTTCCCTCTGCTCTCCCGCCCGCCAAACCGCTTAGCGTCATTACCTCAAGTCGTCGTCTCCCTTGGCTTTTGCCCCTCTACTCACCCAACCCCGCCTTACCGGTCCGGAGCAACCTTCCCTCTCCtacccacccagccagcgtAGTCGTCGTCTCGCCTGCTGGTCCGCcgccccactcgccgccgtgcccccgcccccccaAACCAATCCGTCGCTCCGCCCGCCTCtccgagccagccagcgcaaCCAGCCTAGCCGAAACCCACGACGATATAATTCCAAGATGCCGTTCCAGACTCACCACCGCCCCAACCACTACGAGAACGTTCCCAACGCTCACGGGCACTTTACTGCTGTCAACCCGCTGAACCTCCACCCCCGCAACTACCTCACCGACGAAGAAATCATGGGTAAGCAGAGTTCATGGCCGTGCGGGGTTGGTTGCACGCGTAGCAGCGGCGGTTCCCGACCCGCTGCTCCAAGCGCGCACCCGACCACCCACTGCGCTCGACCCGACGCTCACCCCCACCTCCAGCTGCCTTCACAAATTTCTGGTCTGCCGTCCCCCAGGGGTGAGTTCGCCTCTATCTCCCAGAATGACATGCTGACTGGGCAGACCTGCCGACCCCATCCTTGGTGAGTAGATGCGTTTGAGCGTCCCCCCCGCCATATGAGCTGTACCGTGGCGTTGTGCCGCCGCAGTGGCCAGGCGCGGGCGTTAGCCGCCGGCCCAGCCCGAGTTGAGCGCACGAGCCTTTGCGCTCTAGCCTGCGCACGCCCAGTCACTTCATTTGCCACCCAAACATGAGCTGACTCGACAGGTGTGACCGACGCGTTCAAGCGCGACGCCTCCAAGCACAAGATCAACGTCGGTGTTGGTGAGTGTTGATGGACAGACAGTGggcgcgcctcggcagcggaCGCGCTCGGGACGCcgaccgacggcggcgagtccCGTGATGTCTGTTGCCGGCGGCTGTCGAGCTGTGGCACCCTTAGAACTCGCACTGACCACACACACAGGTGCCTACGTGAGTTGCGGCATGCGGCGACCGGCGGCGCTCGAAGACGACTCGATGACTGACCATACAGCGTGACGAGGATGGCAAGCCTTGGGTCCTCGACTCGGtccgcaaggccgaggacatTCTCCACGAGCAGCGCTCGGACAAGGAGTACCTCCCCATCACTGTGAGTTttggtgcggcggcggcggacgccgtcggcattcacacacaccacacgcTAACATACACACAGGGCCTTGCCAACTTCCTCACTCTCGCTGCCAAGCTCGCCTACGGCGCCGACTCGAAGCCCCTCGCTGAGAACCGCGTGAGTCTTAGCGGTGCAGGTGGTCTCCGTGTGTGTCTGACTTACACCCCTCCAGATTGCCGTTGTCCAGTCCATTTCGGGCACTGGCGCCCTCCGTATCGGCATGGAGTTCCTCGCTTCGTTCTACAAGGGCCCCCACACCATCTACCTCCCCGACCCCACCTGGGGCGCTCAccccgccatcgccgagaaggccaacCTTGCCGTCAAGCGCTACCGCTACTTTGACCGCAAGAACATTGGCCTCGACTTCATTGGCATGAAGGAGGACCTCCAGAATGCCGAGGAGGGCTCGGTCGTGAGTGTGCCGGCGTGTTTTTTTTTGATGGTGTCTGTTTCTCACACACGTAGATCCTTCTCCACGCCTGCGCCCAGAACCCTACCGGTGTCGACCCCACCAAGGAGCAGTGGAAGGAGCTCTCGGACCTgatcaaggccaagaagcacCTCGCCTTCTTCGACATGGTAAGcgcgcacgccctcggcatTCGCTAACCTCCCCAGGCGTACCAGGGCTTCGCTTCGGGTgacgtcgaccgcgacgccTTTGCCCTCCGCTACTTTGTCGAGCAGGGCCACCAGATCATGCTCTGCCAGTCGTTTGCCAAGAACCTTGGTCTCTacggcgagcgtgccggcACCTTCTCGATGgtcacgtcgtcgcccgaggagaaggagcgcgtcCTTTCGCAGCTCAAGCGTGTCATCCGCCCTCTCTACTCGTCGCCCCCtctccaccccgcccagctcgtcgccaccatcCTTGGCAGCCCCGAGCTTTACCAGGAGTGGCTCGGTGAGGTCAAGAAGATGGCCGACCGTATCATCGCCATGCGCTCGACCCTCtacgacaagctcgtcgctcTCCAGACCCCTGGCAACTGGGACCACATCAAGACCCAGATTGGCATGTTCTCGTTCACTGGTCGTGAGTACTGCCGAGTTGTAGGGGCCTTGGGCGAGACCGCTAACCCCTGTCTAGTCACCcccgagcaggtcgacgcATTGGCCAAGTCGGCCCACATCTACATGACCAAGGACGGTCGTATTTCCATGGCTGGATTGAATGAGCACAACATTGACTACTTT
It contains:
- the mcm4 gene encoding DNA replication licensing factor mcm4 yields the protein MSTPNGSRRTPRSTNNAMRSSSPLAFPSSSVGGTPRPAALRNQAAPNPLASSSPLNFPTSSPRQPSSSARPRAAPSSSGLRGVRSDTPLFLPTSGGSTPRRPHRGDIHSSFPLSSPSFARRTAQRANPLAASSPVAFPTSDAPGSDAQPHSSLTMSQADPGEEGFDQDENDTGMVKLIWGTTLKLQEALNSFRDFLRGFKPKYRAAYNAAQAEAIKAAGGIQPPPMPLYDNLSAADADKPLYEGYLLQLRETGESVLNLDALNLLAYPPTKKLYYQLLNFPQEVVPIVDQVLRDVMYELLEEEFSVAEAQAAEGVISELQLAAVENELRKVETRVFKIRPYSGEKTVNMRDLNPGDTDKLISVKGMVIRATPVIPDMKTAFFRCIVCQHTMQVEIDRGQIREPEKCPRDQCSTSGSMMLIHNRSEFIDKQVVRLQETPDVVPDGQTPHTVSLCLYDELVDLVKPGDRVVVTGIFRSIPVRVNPRQRSIKALFKTYVDVVHVKRTNVGRMGFDPSTRDPASRPPGVGVGGEDDEGEVLQGSMRAKDGMDEDDADLSLSAAEEMEQKLLGLSKHPDIYEMLARSMAPSIYEMDDVKKGILLQLFGGTNKSISRGGGGGGPRYRGDINVLMVGDPGTSKSQILQVSWRFDGLSNSLQYVHKIAPRGVYTSGKGSSAVGLTAYITRDPDSKQLVLESGALVLSDGGVCCIDEFDKMSDATRSVLHEVMEQQTVSIAKAGIITTLNARTSILAAANPIGSRYNPKLPIPANIDLPPTLISRFDLLYLVLDKVDEMNDRRLAAHLVGLYLEDKPKTAGEDILPLDELTAYITYARAKVNPVLTELASNALVSAYVEMRKVGEDSRSAEKRITATTRQLESMIRLSEAHARMRFSDTVDLEDVVEATRLIRAALRESATDPLTGQIDLDLITTGAGQTARRVRADLKREILTLVDAAGRTGLRWNAAIRSLETQSTVPIDHHEFSEVVKELSNEGIVKVVGDKDRRTIRRLAD
- the GOT2 gene encoding Aspartate aminotransferase, mitochondrial, producing the protein MPFQTHHRPNHYENVPNAHGHFTAVNPLNLHPRNYLTDEEIMAAFTNFWSAVPQGPADPILGVTDAFKRDASKHKINVGVGECAYRDEDGKPWVLDSVRKAEDILHEQRSDKEYLPITGLANFLTLAAKLAYGADSKPLAENRIAVVQSISGTGALRIGMEFLASFYKGPHTIYLPDPTWGAHPAIAEKANLAVKRYRYFDRKNIGLDFIGMKEDLQNAEEGSVILLHACAQNPTGVDPTKEQWKELSDLIKAKKHLAFFDMAYQGFASGDVDRDAFALRYFVEQGHQIMLCQSFAKNLGLYGERAGTFSMVTSSPEEKERVLSQLKRVIRPLYSSPPLHPAQLVATILGSPELYQEWLGEVKKMADRIIAMRSTLYDKLVALQTPGNWDHIKTQIGMFSFTGLTPEQVDALAKSAHIYMTKDGRISMAGLNEHNIDYFATSVSKAVKGDLVPSAHM
- the penDE gene encoding Acyl-coenzyme A:6-aminopenicillanic-acid-acyltransferase form, whose product is MLQVTATGTPYEIGHTHGSQAKEQVHGSVAFYRGFFQDKAKMDWASVEEEGKLWRPWLEENFPQYIEELKGVADGAGLSFETIFALNIRTEIAFGHQSQPTDGCTAFAYHNAEAHTAILAQNWDWRWEQGPNLINLTIRRSGAATNGASNGHANGNGHANGHSDNNSLSIITEAGIIGKIGLSSSGVGVCLNAIAALGVSYTKLPVHLALRAVLDWSHEERAKGPGVAQRVAERLTKVGVASAGHILLSDELVAIGLEASAVDIVPVKHTALRGGDALVHSNHYVEEHPGVQLGQAWEDTYDRLKRIEQLAREGKAGKDGLVTADEVATFLQDEDKWPVSICRHRESGGETLFSIVMDLEKRDARVEVGIPGKGGEVFHLTP